The following are encoded together in the Peromyscus leucopus breed LL Stock chromosome 1, UCI_PerLeu_2.1, whole genome shotgun sequence genome:
- the Fgf4 gene encoding fibroblast growth factor 4, whose amino-acid sequence MEKRGPATGTLLPGVLLALLVALVGRGAAAPNGTRPAELGRGWDGLVARSLARLPVAAQPPQAAVRSGAGDYLLGLKRLRRLYCNVGIGFHLQVLPDGRIGGVHADTSDSLLELSPVQRGVVSIFGVASRFFVAMSSRGKLFGVPFFTDECKFKEILLPNNYNAYESYAYPGMFMALSKNGRTKKGNRVSPTMKVTHFLPRL is encoded by the exons ATGGAGAAGCGAGGGCCGGCAACGGGGACGCTGCTGCCTGGGGTCCTGCTGGCCCTACTGGTGGCCTTGGTGGGCCGAGGGGCCGCCGCACCCAACGGCACGCGACCGGCCGAACTGGGGCGCGGCTGGGACGGCCTGGTGGCCCGCTCGCTGGCGCGCCTGCCTGTGGCCGCGCAGCCCCCGCAGGCGGCTGTCCGTAGCGGTGCAGGGGACTACCTGCTGGGCCTCAAAAGATTGCGGCGGCTCTACTGCAACGTGGGCATCGGATTCCACCTGCAGGTGCTGCCCGACGGCCGCATCGGCGGCGTGCACGCGGACACCAGCGACA GTCTTCTGGAGCTCTCCCCGGTGCAGCGGGGCGTGGTGAGCATCTTCGGAGTGGCCAGCCGATTCTTCGTAGCCATGAGCAGCAGGGGCAAGCTCTTCGGTGTG CCTTTCTTTACCGACGAGTGTAAATTCAAAGAGATTCTCCTGCCCAACAATTACAACGCCTATGAATCCTACGCGTACCCGGGCATGTTCATGGCTCTCAGTAAGAACGGGCGGACCAAGAAGGGGAACCGCGTGTCGCCTACCATGAAGGTAACCCACTTCCTGCCTAGACTGTGA